From a single Phragmites australis chromosome 7, lpPhrAust1.1, whole genome shotgun sequence genomic region:
- the LOC133923662 gene encoding uncharacterized protein LOC133923662, which translates to MAKAQLIARFAIEVAPSQLSSIVRRRRALPRMLDTIAEDEKEAAVAELSSYALLHAKAPRQNSSRATRETGRSSVHGERRPIAGNSMAYGEKPAILA; encoded by the coding sequence ATGGCTAAGGCTCAGCTCATTGCCCGGTTCGCCATCGAGGTCGCGCCGTCGCAGCTGTCGTCGATCGTCAGGCGCCGCCGTGCGCTCCCGAGGATGCTGGACACGATAGCCGAGGACGAGaaggaggcggccgtggcggagCTGTCATCTTACGCGCTGCTGCATGCGAAGGCTCCTCGCCAAAATTCGAGCCGCGCTACCAGGGAGACCGGCAGGTCCTCGGTGCACGGCGAGAGGCGCCCCATAGCCGGCAACTCGATGGCGTACGGCGAGAAGCCGGCCATACTCGCCTAG
- the LOC133925015 gene encoding transcription factor GTE2-like: MASALLADRSGAHQHHNNWGETRTPLATIPPNPNLNHRLPRADGWKPTSVTSPPASYVTFRTGSMGHREACALRDRLSGELGQVRALLSRIDTWQQQSQPKRHGSPLRDHPPPPAKLQGAMRKRCGQILTKLRKDKRSVWFNAPVEVDRLGLHDYHTVIKSPMDLGTVKENLAAGRYPSLDAFAADVRLIFSNALRYNPAGHEVHTFAGALLAYFEKMYKAAVAWFEEECKRLEPPRPVPVELPPPAVEAKVKPRTGNMKMRKPKAREPNKREMSLEEKDMLRLGLESLPEEKMHNVLQIVRKRNSNPEMLGDEIELDIDEMDVETQWELDRFVTNCNKALKKSQRAAMTNGGIADITDAVVAEDSIVPVNGTVPTLVDNDDAESENPVKSTTMAEQVDEYIDIGDEMPTATYQSMEIEKDAEVASGSGGSGSGSSSTGSESGSSGDSASGAGNAHSLV, from the exons ATGGCCTCCGCCCTCCTCGCCGACCGGAGCGGGGCCCACCAGCACCACAACAATTGGGGGGAGACCCGCACCCCGCTCGCGACCATACCCCCCAACCCTAACCTCAACCACCGCCTCCCACGCGCCGACGGGTGGAAGCCGACGTCGGTGACCTCGCCGCCGGCCAGCTACGTGACCTTCCGGACAGGTTCCATGGGCCACCGCGAGGCTTGCGCGCTCCGGGACCGCCTCAGCGGCGAGCTCGGCCAGGTCCGCGCCCTCCTCTCCCGCATCGACACGTGGCAGCAGCAGAGCCAGCCGAAGCGCCATGGGTCGCCGCTCCGGGACCATCCCCCGCCTCCGGCGAAACTTCAGGGGGCGATGCGGAAGAGGTGCGGGCAGATCCTGACGAAGCTGCGGAAGGACAAGCGAAGCGTGTGGTTCAACGCCCCAGTGGAGGTCGACCGCCTCGGGCTCCACGACTACCACACCGTCATCAAGAGCCCCATGGATCTCGGCACGGTGAAGGAGAACCTCGCCGCCGGGAGGTACCCCTCTCTTGACGCCTTCGCCGCCGACGTCCGGCTCATCTTCTCCAACGCGCTGCGGTACAACCCGGCCGGGCACGAGGTCCACACCTTCGCAGGCGCCCTCCTCGCGTACTTCGAGAAGATGTACAAAGCGGCGGTCGCTTGGTTCGAGGAAGAGTGTAAGCGCCTTGAGCCGCCGAGGCCAGTACCAGTGGAATTGCCGCCACCGGCGGTTGAGGCAAAGGTGAAGCCGAGGACTGGGAACATGAAGATGCGGAAGCCGAAGGCGAGGGAGCCTAACAAGAGGGAGATGAGCCTGGAGGAGAAGGACATGCTGAGGCTGGGGCTAGAGAGCTTGCCCGAAGAGAAGATGCATAATGTGCTGCAGATTGTACGGAAGAGGAACAGCAATCCAGAGATGCTTGGGGATGAGATTGAGCTGGATATTGATGAGATGGATGTCGAGACACAGTGGGAGCTTGATCGATTCGTCACCAACTGCAACAAAGCGCTCAAGAAGAGCCAACGGGCTGCGATGACGAATGGTGGCATTGCTGATATAACGGATGCAGTTGTTGCTGAGGACAGTATTGTGCCAGTGAATGGCACTGTGCCTACATTGGTTGACAATGATGATGCG GAGAGTGAGAACCCTGTGAAGAGTACCACAATGGCCGAGCAGGTGGATGAATATATAGATATTGGAGATGAGATGCCAACAGCCACTTACCAATCAATGGAGATTGAGAAGGATGCTGAGGTTGCCAGTGGCTCTGGTGGTTCCGGCAGCGGCTCATCGTCCACCG GTTCTGAGTCGGGGAGCTCAGGGGACAGTGCCTCGGGAGCTGGCAATGCTCATTCTTTGGTGTAG